GAAAAATATACTTTTTTTATTCAGGCAACCCTTGGAGCTGTGGGACTCACAACAGAAATGTTCCGTAACAAGTTAATCACTTATCACTGTCCTGAACATTGGCATATAGAAATGGTAATTCACGAGGCTTTAGTGAATGCTATTACCTATGGGAGTCAGTTGGATTATACCAAAAAGGTGGCCATTGGGTATGAGATAGGACCAGAGGGACTGAGGGTTTTTATTCATGATCAAGGTGAGGGTTTTGATGTGAAGCGGCATGTTCCTGTTTCTTTAATCGATCGGGAAACAATAACTGGTCGTGGTATTCGGTTGATGAAAAATCTTGCTACTTCACTAGTTTATAACAAGAACGGGAATGCTATTTCGCTTTTATTCAATTTTAAGGAAACTCTTGGATAAAAGTAGGAGTGGGTATGTTAAAAAGCATAGAAATAAACGATCTGAAGTGGGATGTTTTTGAATGGATTGGACAGCGATGGATGCTTGTGGTAGGGGGAACGAGAGACTCCTATAATATGATGACAGCGAGTTGGGGAGGCGTAGGAATTGTCTGGAATGAACCGATGGTTTTTGTTTTTGTTCGTCCTAGCAGGTACACACATGAGTTTCTTATGAAGTATCCACGGTTTTCTCTGGTGTTTTTGCCTGATTCGTATCGGGAAATATTAAATCTTTGTGGGTCCCGGTCGGGAAGGGATATAGACAAGATGCGAATTCCAGGGATAACACCTGTGGATCTTAAAGAAGCTGTGGGTTTTGACGAGGCAGAACTGGTGATTATTGCGAGAACGGCTTTTCGGCAACCTCTTGACCCCTCATCTCTTTTGCGTGAAGATGTACGGCAGGCTTTTTACAGCACGGGGGATTATCATGATCTTTTTATGGGGAGTATAGAAGGAGTTTGGATTCAGGGATGAAAAGACTCTGGGGAACTTTTTTGGGGCGAGTAGTTTTTAGAGCGTTTTCTTGTTTTGAGCAAGTGTGGGAGGGTGTGTGCTAGGTGTTGTAGTTGGAGGAGTTTTATTTTGTTTGTTTATCCTGGTCAATGAAACCGATCTCTGGCTCAAATGGTTGTATCGGGGAAAGGGGAAAATTTTAATTTCCTCGCTTGAAATGATTCATTCCAGTCCTTCGAAACGGGCGGTGCTTCTTTTGCATGAGTTTTCGGGTTTACCTGCTTCTCTCAGGGAGCTTGGAGAACAGTTGTATCAGGAAGGATGGGATGTGTATATTCCTGCTATGCCAGAAACGGTTGAAAAGAAAGAGGATCTGTCTTTAATAACAGCTGGACCGTTGTATTTTTTGTGGTATGAAAGGGCAGAATCAG
This sequence is a window from Thermospira aquatica. Protein-coding genes within it:
- a CDS encoding flavin reductase family protein, with translation MLKSIEINDLKWDVFEWIGQRWMLVVGGTRDSYNMMTASWGGVGIVWNEPMVFVFVRPSRYTHEFLMKYPRFSLVFLPDSYREILNLCGSRSGRDIDKMRIPGITPVDLKEAVGFDEAELVIIARTAFRQPLDPSSLLREDVRQAFYSTGDYHDLFMGSIEGVWIQG